Sequence from the Prunus persica cultivar Lovell chromosome G5, Prunus_persica_NCBIv2, whole genome shotgun sequence genome:
CTATGAGGGAGGACGTGGAGGCAGCTATGGTGGGGGTCGTGGAGGCCGTGGAGTGCCACAACAGCAGCAGTATGGTGGGCCCCAAGAATATCAAGGCAGGGGAAGGGGAGGGCCCACTCAGCAAGGAGGTCGTGGAGGATATGGAGGTGGTCGTGGCAGTGGTGGTCGTGGAGGACCACCTTCTCCGGGTGGCCCAGCCAGACCACAATTCCCCGAGCTGCACCAAGCAACCCCAGTTCCTTATCAAGCTGGGGTCACCCCTCAGCCTGCGTATGAGGCGAGTTCGTCGTCATCGTCCCAGCCACCCGAGCCTTCAGAAGTGGTGGTGCAGTTTGAGGACCTTTCCATCGAGCAAGAGACTGCACCTTCACAGGCTATTCAACCTGCGGCGCCAGCGCCCTCAAGTAAGTCAGTCAGGTTCCCTCTTCGCCCTGGTAAGGGTAGCACCGGCATAAGGTGTACAGTCAAGGCAAACCATTTCTTTGCTGAACTGCCAGACAAAGATCTCCACCAATATGATGTGAGCTATTTCGTCCTATGTGTCTGTCTTCTTATATTGTACTTGTTTGACAGTTGataatatattctttttcttacaCATATTAGGTTACTATTACTCCAGAGGTCACATCGAGGGGTGTAAACCGTGCTGTGATGGAGCAGCTAGTGAAACTGTATAGGGAATCCCATCTTGGAAAGCGTCTTCCAGCTTATGATGGACGAAAGAGCCTGTATACTGCTGGACcacttccttttctttcaaagGAGTTCAAAATCATTCTCATTGATGAAGACGATGGACCAGGTGGACAGAGGTACTGCTGCTCATAATTTTAGTTGCATATTTATTATGCGTGCACTCTTCTTTACCATTTATTTTATCTTGGTTTTCTTCTTGATgcaggagagagagggagttcAGAGTGGTCATCAAGTTTGCTGCACGCGCTGACCTGCACCATTTAGGTCTCTTTTTGCAAGGGAGGCAAGCTGATGCACCTCAGGAGGCGCTTCAGGTTCTGGACATTGTTCTACGTGAATTACCTACTTCTAGGTAAGCGATGTTTCTTCTATTTGTGTTCATGACATGATGACACATTcttgtttgatttgtttgagagCTAATTTGTCCTGTTCGGTTTTAGGTACTGTCCTGTGGGCCGTTCATTTTATGCCCCTGATTTGGGCAGAAGACAGTCACTTGGAGAGGGTTTGGAAAGTTGGCGCGGTTTCTATCAGAGTATTCGTCCAACTCAGATGGGGCTGTCACTGAATATTGGTACCTAGTCTTATGCTATCTTTAcatgtattattatttatgcACTACTTTCATGAATTTGATTGTTGTAATAGTGATGTGTTTCTCTGCATAGTTATTCCACACTCCTTGCTCTGACGTGTATACTATTTTGCTCACAAATTATCTGTTCTCCAGATATGTCATCTACTGCCTTTATTGAGCCATTACCAGTTATTGAATTTGTAACTCAGCTACTGAATCGGGATGTTACACATAGGCCACTTTCCGATTCTGATCGCGTAAAGGTTAGGTTTTGCTCATTGTCTTCGTCTTGGTAATTTGATTGTTTCTCTTCTGAGTGTTTGCTCCAAAGTATGATAATGATTGTGTTGGTATGTTTAATTGGTTCCATTTTTCGttgtctttttgtttgttaaattAACTTTCATGTGTGTCAAACTTTTTGGCTGGGGTTTCTCATGTAGTTTTGTAAGAGGTTTATGTTCTTAAAactatattgtttttaaaatcttattCTGTTGAAGGTGCATGTATCATGATGAATGTACAATTTAATTTCccattaattttatatattatatgtcatCAACATTACATTTTACTTGTGTAAACAGATAAAAAAGGCTCTTCGTGGAGTCAAGGTTGAAGTAACACACCGAGGAAATATGCGCAGAAAATACCGTATATCTGGTTTAACGTCGCAGGCAACTAGAGAATTGACGTGAGTATTAGTATCTTAGGCTATCATATGCTTGTATATTTCTTAATGTCATGTTGTTTTTGAGGTCACATTGAGATGCATGTATCTTAGGCTATACCACATAGATGAATGCATCCTTTGCGCAGAAAATGCGTATTATATTTCTTAATGACGATAGTGTATCTTAGGCTATCATATGCTTGTATTGTTCTCAATGTCATTGTTTTTAAGATCACATTGAGCTGCATGAAACTTGTTTCCCTGACATAGTGTTTTTGTCTTGTCAGTTTTCCTGTTGATGAAAGAGGAACTATGAAATCTGTTGTCGAGTACTTCTATGAAACCTATGGTTTTGTCATTCAACATACACAATGGCCTTGCCTTCAAGTTGGAAATCAGCAGCGACCGAACTATTTACCCATGGAGGTGAGTCGTTGCTATAATTACTAGCCTGTAATACTCTGGGGATATGCATGCTAATAGATAGTCATTGCTTTCAGGTTTGTAAAATTGTCGAAGGGCAGAGGTACTCTAAGAGATTGAATGAGAGGCAGATTACTGCTTTGCTTAAGGTGACCTGTCAGCGCCCTCACGACAGAGAACAAGATATCATGCGGGTGCGTtatcttttgcttcttctattttctttcctcCTCCCCCCTTTCCCTGTCTCCTTCTTTCCCTCTATATCTCGACATACAAGAATTAattttaagtaaatttaggttttagccacaaaaaaactttcacttttggaaaaagccaaagctttttcaaaaaagacagaaaaacctctcaactttcaaatcaaagacatgcaaatataaaggattccttaggaaatccaaaaataaataagggcaattttgtccattttggcttcttttaaaaattttctctcctttggctttttccaaagtctcccttaaTTTTATTGCTATCGAGTTTCTTTTGAGCTTGGCTTATTCTGGTGTTGCATATGTCACTAGTAATACTTTAGGCTTACTCTTTCAAGAAGTTGTGATTTATGAGCCCTATACTTATTGCTTTGGTATTCGATAATTTCCCGGAATTCACCTACAAAATGTTGATTCTGATGCTCTCACCTTGTGATCCTTAACTTTGTATCTTGTGTCAGAATTTAAGTGCTGGTGTTACTTGATATTTTATTGGCATGTTATGCTCTATCTTGAAATTCTGTTGATGGTGATATTTTAAGTTCTCACGTTTATGTCTATGCAAATATCACAGACTGTCCGTCATAATGCTTACCATGAAGATCCTTATGCAAAGGAATTTGGAATCAAAATTAGTGAGAATCTGGCTCAGGTTGAAGCTCGCATTCTTCCTCCACCCTGGGTAAGATctgttattgtttttttgtccaaaaatGTATTGTGGATGGTACATCTGTATTGACCTTTGTCTTGCAGCTTAAATATCATGATACTGGAAGGGAAAAGGATTGCTTGCCCCAAGTTGGACAATGGAACATGATGAATAAGGTAATATTCTGCATCAATGTTATATTATTGTATGCAGTATACGTTTCACCTGTACAGTGCTGATGGCACCCCTCTAGACCATTGATTACATTGGCTTAATTTTGTGGTCAATGCCTTGTGGTTGTGCCCTATTTTTCGACCAAAGAACAAAGAGGCCTGTTTACTTATCTATGCATCGAGTTTTTTAATTCCTTTAATTCCCATGTCTTGTTGAATTATTACAGACCATTTCTTATTGTTGCAGAAAATGGTTAATGGGGGAAAAGTAAACAATTGGATTTGCATTAATTTCTCAAGGAATGTCCAAGACAGTGTGGCCCGTGGATTCTGTTCTGAACTTGCCCAAATGTGTTACATTTCTGGCATGGTACGATGCGTTTCTGCTGGCTTTAATTATACTTTACAGTTTCTATATTTGTAAATTCCTGATTGCTGAAATGTTGCTTGTATTTAGGCTTTTAATCCAGAACCAGTTCTTCCACCAATCAGTGCTCGACCTGATCAGGTGGAGAAGGTCTTGAAAACTCGGTACCATGATGCGATGACTAAGCTTCGGGTCCAGGGCAAGGAGCTTGACTTGCTTGTTGTTATTTTGCCAGATAATAATGGTTCTCTTTATGGTATGTGTTTGAAATCAATTGACTCCATTCCCTCATTATTTTTCCTCAGAATAATCTGTAGACTTTTATTGGCCTaaagtttttgactcatgtaTGTTATGATATCTGATCCAGGTGACTTGAAACGAATCTGTGAGACGGATCTTGGCCTGGTATCCCAGTGCTGTTTGACGAAACATGTATTTAGAATGAGTAAACAATATTTGGCAAATGTTGCATTGAAGATAAATGTAAAGGTTGGGGGAAGGAACACAGTGCTTGTTGATGCACTGTCAAGACGTATTCCCTTAGTCAGCGACCGGCCTACGATAATTTTTGGTGCTGATGTTACCCATCCTCATCCAGGGGAGGATTCAAGCCCATCTATTGCAGCTGTATGTTATCAAACATATCTACGAGCTTGTagatatatttgttttgaattcATTTAGAGTTGGGCCTTAATTGTTCAAATGTATTTCTTTATAACACAGGTTGTGGCTTCTCAAGACTGGCCTGAGATTACTAAGTATGCTGGTTTGGTTTGTGCTCAAGCCCATCGCCAGGAGCTCATCCAAGATCTTTTTAAAACCTGGCAGGATCCTGCGAGGGGGACAGTATCTGGTGGAATGATAAAgtcaatctctctctttctctccctgTGTAaacttttgttatttttttactatGGATTCTTAGGAATTGAAGAActgaattaaatttttttttattattaatgcAGGGAACTGCTTATTTCATTTCGTAGAGCAACAGGGCAGAAGCCACAGCGCATCATATTTTACAGGCATTTTGAAAACTCCTTTTGCCATTGTTTGCATCTTATGTACTTCTCCTATGTCTAATGATGGTATGCATACACCTTTGTTTTTTCAGGGATGGTGTCAGTGAGGGGCAGTTCTACCAAGTTCTACTATATGAACTTGATGCAATTCGTAAGGTAAAGCTAATATTGTTGAGATTAATCTTCGATTATCTATTGTCGTGTATTAATCTGTCTTTCctcttgtcaattttttttttcttcaggcTTGTGCTTCATTGGAGCCAAACTATCAGCCTCCTGTGACTTTTGTTGTGGTTCAGAAACGTCATCATACAAGATTGTTTGCCAACAACCATCATGACCGCAATACAGTTGACAGGAGTGGGAATATCTTACCTGGTAATTAATcgttttaaatatgaaatgtTCTAACCATGTAGCTCAGTTTTCATGCTTGTGTTATGGAACTCTCACCCTATTGTTTCTTCAGGTACGGTTGTGGACTCcaaaatctgtcatccaacgGAGTTTGACTTCTACCTGTGCAGTCATGCAGGAATTCAGGCAACGTGCCTTCCTTGTGTTTTCTcttgagtgtgtgtgtgtgtgtgttttttaagGAGAATGTTTGTAAATGTGTTGCCAATGTGTTATGACAGGGTACAAGCCGTCCAGCTCATTACCATGTGTTGTGGGATGAAAACAAGTTTACAGCTGATGCACTGCAGTCACTCACAAATAATCTTTGCTATACGTAAGCGTGCTGATTTTTCCCCATGCCATATGCCCTAAACAACCATTTTAATTATTGGCAAgtagttttgtattttttatgccTTAAATCTAGTACTGAATAGTTGACCTTCTGAACTCCTGCAGATATGCAAGATGCACTCGTTCGGTTTCCATTGGTAAGCTCTCACTGCTGATTCACACAATTGTATACATGTTTGAGCCAATATGCATCCactgcttttatttattttgttgttcatGTTTATGTGAATACTGTGCTGATTAGTCTTTAATTGGCAGTTCCTCCCGCGTACTATGCCCATCTTGCTGCGTTTCGAGCTCGGTTCTACATGGAACCAGAGACATCAGACAGTGGATCGATGACAAGTGGTGCTCCTGGACGTGGGGGCATGGGTGCACGTAGCACACGGGCACCAGGTGCAAATGCTGCTGTGAGGCCTTTGCCAGCCCTCAAGGAAAATGTCAAAAGGGTTATGTTCTACTGTTAGAGGGGCCTTCCTTGGTAGAAGTTAAGTTGGTAATGCCCCATAAGAATGTAGTAGATGCACGCATTGTAATGTCGTTTTGGAATTTGCGGAGGAGGGTGTTATAGGCTTGGTGCTCTCTTTAGGTGTCGTGGTCAAGAATCTGAAATTTCCCATTGCAACTGGTTTTTGGGATGCTTAGTTTAGTTATATGTTTCATGAGATGGAATTGGACAACTAGTGGCTTTCAGTTATATTGAAAGGGAggaaaaacaattggtagactTGAAATTGAATCTGATGTAGGAAGTAACCTTTGGAAATGAATGCATTGCTCTGCTCTTGTTTTTTCAGATGATTAAACATTTGATTGAAGTGGATTCTTGTTCTTGGTGTCATGATTCGAGCATTTAAAATTAGAGATTAGCATTGCAAAGATgacattcaaaagaaaaattctaaAGGGAAAAACAATTGACTCTAAAAACACCATCCTGCACTTGTACGTGAAATATAAGAACATCGGTGAACATAGAGGAAAGAAGTAGGATAATAgatacttttattttcttcttaaaaaAGGAATGGCTCAATcaaatgatattaggttgatGTGGTGTTGCTCGCTCGTTCGCTCGTACAAGTAGAATGAAGGAGTGCGCATAGATTAGACAATTTGAGACAACGTGTATGTAACCTTGGAGATTGAAACAACAAACAAGTAAAGAATCAAAATACACACGTTACGGAAAAGCCCAACAACGAATTACTTGAGATTCTTTCCCTCCACTTTAAAGATTAGATACAGGCAGAGACACACAAAAAGGCCAAAATCCGATTTGCTAGCTTCTAACCAATCTTAAAAATTCCTTTCTTTCCTACAAATGACATTAAAGAATAAAGTCTGGGTGTTCTTTCTTTCCCCTCCCGTGGCAACTTCCAGCCAGCCAGCCAGCCAGCCatgcatataatatatatacattaagTTCCCTATAACTTCATAACATCAAACCAACTTGAATATTGGTTGTATAtctatctttgttttagtttaCTGAATATTcgtctctcttttcttttttcgtaaTACTGTTACTGCCTTGCCTTAAGCCTTGTTGATTTCATAAATGGCTTCTACCCCGGCCTTGAAGCGATCTGATACGATTGCAGAAACCATGCCAGATGCACTGAGACAGAGCCGCTACCACATGAAGAAATGTTTTGCCAggttctttattttaatttgatcGAGAATGTATAATAtgtattatacataaataatattacatatgtgtgtgtgtgttagcGAAATTTGATGCTGAtcttcttgttcaatttatgtATATGGGAACAAAAAGGTTTGTTGCAATGGGGAAAAGGTTAATGAAGATGCAGCATGTAATGGAGGAGTTGGAAAAATCAATAGAAGACAAGCATGAAAGAAGCAAGGTCTTGGAGGGATTACTTGGTTACATCATCAGCTCCACTCAGGTATACATATTATCATACAATGATGCATATATAGGCTATATATAGCAATCCGGGCAtgcaattttgaatttgaattaattacAATAAACATGAACTGGCGCAGGAGGCGGCTGTTGTTCCACCGTATGTTGCTTTTGCGGTAAGACCGAATCCTGGTTTCTGGGAATTTGTTAAGGTGAATGCTGATGATCTAGCAGTGGATGGCATCACTGCTTCCGAATACTTGAAGTTCAAAGAAATGATATTCGACGATAACTGGTACGTAtagtatttgtatttgtatttgtatgtgCAATATATTTTGCAAGCTGCAGCTATATTGAGTTAAGCTTACTTGCATGCATTGCTTTGCACTGCACTCCACAGGGCCAATGATGAAAATGCTCTGGAAATAGATTTTGGAGGCATTGACTTCGCCACTCCTCGCATGAAGCTTCCTTCTTCAATCGGGAATGGTCTCAACTTTATCTTAAAGTTAATCTCCTCAAGGCTGGCTACTGCCAACTCATCCGATTATGCCAAACCCTTGCTTGACTACTTGTCACAACTTCATTATCATGGAGAGGTACTTGATCTCATTACATTGTTTcatgttaattatttttaatattaattactCCATCTTCAATTTGTGGCCTGTATTTTCTtctcatattataattatCTATGTATACATGCCAGAATCTTATGATCAACGAAACTCTGAATACGGTTGCAAAACTTCAAACAGCCTTGATCCAAGCAGAAGTAGTTGTGTCTACACTCCCAAAAGACACACCATTTCCGAATTTTGAGCACAGGTCTCTCTCGCTCTTAccttaattatttaataaattttaggaTTTAGGACTCACTtgtacgtatatatatatatatatatattaatagtTTTGATGATGATCAGGTTAAAGGagttgggttttgagaaagGATGGGGGGATACAGCAGAAAGAGTTGGAGAGACAATGAAGATGCTCTCAGAAGTGCTCCAAGCACCAGACTCAGCCAAGTTGGAGTGTTTCTTTAGCAGACTTCCTAACACATTCAACATCGTCATCTTCTCTCCTCACGGCTACTTCGGTCAGTCTGACGTTCTTGGATTGCCCGACACTGGCGGCCAGGTGGTTTATATTCTTGATCAAGTCAGAGCCTTAGAGGAAGAGTTGCTCCTCAGAATAAAGCAGCAAGGCCTTGCTGTCAAGCCACAGATTCTTGTGGTGAGCTAGACTACTGTTATAAACAAACAACTGATGATCCTTGTTGTCTTGCAACTTGCAATTCTAATTCATTTTTACTTATACCTACATGATCATATACTTACGTACGCTGTACACAGGTGACACGACTCATACCAGATGCTCGAGGAACAAAATGCAACCAGGAGTTGGAAGCTATCATCAACACTAAGCACTCCCACATCCTTAGGGTCCCATTCAGGACACACAGAGGCATTCTCCGCCAATGGCTTTCTCGTTTTGATATCTACCCTTATCTTGAGACATTTGCACAGGTATCATTTCTTCTTCACAATCTTCTgtcctataaatacatacattaaacatacatacatgtatcatttatttttggacCAACTTGTACaactttatttaaattttttattttttttccttttgttctcaTTGTTAATTAGGATGCAACTGCAAAGATCTTAGAACGCATGGAATGCAAACCAGACCTCATAATTGGGAACTACAGTGATGGAAACTTGGTGGCCTCTTTGACGGCTGGCAAACTTGGAATTACTCAGGTATCTGAGTTCAACCACCTCTCCCGCCTTCAATAATTGTTTCAAAAACAgattaattttactttgaatCAGAAATTAACATGTTCTGAACATCTGTCCTGCAGGGAACAATCGCTCATGCTCTAGAAAAGACCAAGTACGAAGATTCAGATGCCAAATGGAAGGAGTTTGATCCAAAGTACCACTTCTCTTGTCAGTTCACAGCTGACATAATCTCTATGAATTCAGCTGATTTTGTCATAACGAGCACCTTTCAAGAAATAGCCGGAGGGTTAGTAGCACTAGTCTTTCTTGCCAAATGCTCTACTTCCATGATACCATtcataatcataatcagtGTGTTTATTTCTTCATGTATGCAGCAAGGACCGGCCTGGACAGTATGAAAGCCATACAGCATTTACAATGCCAGGACTTTATCGAGTAGTTTCAGGCATTGATGTATTTGATCCAAAGTTCAACATTGCGGCCCCTGGGGCTGACCAATCTGTCTACTTTCCCTGCTCCGAGAAACAGAGACGCTTTACCAAATTTCATCCTGCCATTGAAGAACTGCTCTACAATAAGGCGGAAAACGATGAGCACATGTAATTaaactctctccctctctctctctctctctctctctctctctctctctcactgtcTACAAGTGAGAAAATTTACTGAAGAGTCTgtcaacacacacacacagttGTTGTACTACACCA
This genomic interval carries:
- the LOC18777234 gene encoding protein argonaute 1 — its product is MVRKRRTELPSGGESSESHEPSGGSGRGSQRAAERTPPQQQGGGSYQGGRGLGPQGGRGGYEGGRGGSYGGGRGGRGVPQQQQYGGPQEYQGRGRGGPTQQGGRGGYGGGRGSGGRGGPPSPGGPARPQFPELHQATPVPYQAGVTPQPAYEASSSSSSQPPEPSEVVVQFEDLSIEQETAPSQAIQPAAPAPSSKSVRFPLRPGKGSTGIRCTVKANHFFAELPDKDLHQYDVTITPEVTSRGVNRAVMEQLVKLYRESHLGKRLPAYDGRKSLYTAGPLPFLSKEFKIILIDEDDGPGGQRREREFRVVIKFAARADLHHLGLFLQGRQADAPQEALQVLDIVLRELPTSRYCPVGRSFYAPDLGRRQSLGEGLESWRGFYQSIRPTQMGLSLNIDMSSTAFIEPLPVIEFVTQLLNRDVTHRPLSDSDRVKIKKALRGVKVEVTHRGNMRRKYRISGLTSQATRELTFPVDERGTMKSVVEYFYETYGFVIQHTQWPCLQVGNQQRPNYLPMEVCKIVEGQRYSKRLNERQITALLKVTCQRPHDREQDIMRTVRHNAYHEDPYAKEFGIKISENLAQVEARILPPPWLKYHDTGREKDCLPQVGQWNMMNKKMVNGGKVNNWICINFSRNVQDSVARGFCSELAQMCYISGMAFNPEPVLPPISARPDQVEKVLKTRYHDAMTKLRVQGKELDLLVVILPDNNGSLYGDLKRICETDLGLVSQCCLTKHVFRMSKQYLANVALKINVKVGGRNTVLVDALSRRIPLVSDRPTIIFGADVTHPHPGEDSSPSIAAVVASQDWPEITKYAGLVCAQAHRQELIQDLFKTWQDPARGTVSGGMIKELLISFRRATGQKPQRIIFYRDGVSEGQFYQVLLYELDAIRKACASLEPNYQPPVTFVVVQKRHHTRLFANNHHDRNTVDRSGNILPGTVVDSKICHPTEFDFYLCSHAGIQGTSRPAHYHVLWDENKFTADALQSLTNNLCYTYARCTRSVSIVPPAYYAHLAAFRARFYMEPETSDSGSMTSGAPGRGGMGARSTRAPGANAAVRPLPALKENVKRVMFYC
- the LOC18777229 gene encoding sucrose synthase 6, encoding MASTPALKRSDTIAETMPDALRQSRYHMKKCFARFVAMGKRLMKMQHVMEELEKSIEDKHERSKVLEGLLGYIISSTQEAAVVPPYVAFAVRPNPGFWEFVKVNADDLAVDGITASEYLKFKEMIFDDNWANDENALEIDFGGIDFATPRMKLPSSIGNGLNFILKLISSRLATANSSDYAKPLLDYLSQLHYHGENLMINETLNTVAKLQTALIQAEVVVSTLPKDTPFPNFEHRLKELGFEKGWGDTAERVGETMKMLSEVLQAPDSAKLECFFSRLPNTFNIVIFSPHGYFGQSDVLGLPDTGGQVVYILDQVRALEEELLLRIKQQGLAVKPQILVVTRLIPDARGTKCNQELEAIINTKHSHILRVPFRTHRGILRQWLSRFDIYPYLETFAQDATAKILERMECKPDLIIGNYSDGNLVASLTAGKLGITQGTIAHALEKTKYEDSDAKWKEFDPKYHFSCQFTADIISMNSADFVITSTFQEIAGGKDRPGQYESHTAFTMPGLYRVVSGIDVFDPKFNIAAPGADQSVYFPCSEKQRRFTKFHPAIEELLYNKAENDEHIGYLADKKKPIIFSMARLDTVKNLSGLVEWFGKNKRLRSLVNLVIVGGFFDPSKSKDREEIAEIKKVHALVQEYRLTGQFRWIAAQTDRYRNGELYRCIADTRGAFVQPALYEAFGLTVIEAMNCGLPTFATNQGGPAEIIVDGVSGFHIDPNNGDESSNKIADFFEKCKTDGEYWNKMSAAGLQRIYECYTWKIYANKVLNMGSTYGFWRQLRKEQKLANQTYIHMFYSLLFRNLARNVGVPSDGFEQPTAKAITAAGQPTPVAPPTSPIPQLITPTPRERDEGLEEKQKQQQLGEPRSPTARCILNCCCVIIGFLILVYYKIRNMYNYN